The following proteins are encoded in a genomic region of Glycine max cultivar Williams 82 chromosome 18, Glycine_max_v4.0, whole genome shotgun sequence:
- the LOC100812502 gene encoding glutathione S-transferase F11-like, with translation MVVKVYGPASAACPQRVLVCLLEKGVEFELVHVDLDQGEHKTPEFLLRQPFGQVPAVEDGDFRLFESRAIIRYFASKYADRGPDLLGKTLEERALVEQWLEVEASNFNNLCFNIMFQLVILPKMGKPGDLALAHKCEQDIEKVLDVYETRLSQSTYLAGDNFTLADLSHLPGLEHLIEEAKLGHLVTERKNVNAWWEKISSRPAWKKLKDLIH, from the exons ATGGTGGTGAAGGTCTATGGTCCTGCAAGTGCAGCCTGCCCTCAAAGGGTGTTGGTTTGCCTCTTAGAGAAAGGGGTAGAGTTTGAACTTGTGCATGTTGATCTTGATCAAGGAGAGCATAAGACACCTGAATTTCTTCTCAGACAG CCCTTTGGTCAAGTTCCAGCTGTAGAGGATGGTGATTTCAGGCTCTTTG AATCCAGGGCTATTATAAGGTATTTTGCATCAAAATATGCTGACCGTGGCCCTGACCTATTGGGTAAAACCTTAGAGGAGAGGGCACTGGTGGAGCAGTGGCTTGAAGTAGAGGCAAGCAACTTCAACAATTTGTGCTTCAATATCATGTTTCAGTTGGTGATCCTACCAAAGATGGGTAAGCCTGGGGACTTGGCCTTGGCTCACAAATGTGAGCAAGATATAGAAAAGGTGCTTGATGTGTATGAAACTAGGCTCTCTCAAAGCACATATCTTGCTGGAGATAATTTCACTTTGGCTGATCTTAGCCACCTTCCAGGGCTTGAACATCTCATTGAGGAAGCTAAATTGGGACACTTGGTCACTGAGAGGAAGAATGTGAATGCTTGGTGGGAGAAAATTTCAAGTAGACCAGCTTGGAAGAAGTTAAAGGATTTGATTCACTAA
- the LOC100816954 gene encoding uncharacterized protein gives MKKMTKITQRWVHGSLTVSSCYIYIYSNKRSLFQLMDSAPSCSWLQAFSFLALVWLFNCGCVHGATPAVKVGNFSKVEDAGNFHIYYGQTFKVIKNSADGQSYLLLQNNSRIASRTKYCTSRIKSFVIPLSNYSVDTTYFPVSFLELLGLVESLKGITSDYVASPCVLKLYEGGQIELFNNSDYQKLAEFSSYFLSDTDQQPACNFATFVPFIEDIPLQRAEWIKFMGAFANVEARANQVYTAVKANYLCLAKIATSRTTFKPTVAWMRYKNGLWSFTQEKYQLKYVQDAGGEILGANKNTYNVSDPDDLEEFHAILCTVEVVIDETLTSDPVNYTFSTFIQNLNVEDRSCFSFISNTSLWRYDKRVYNSVALDWYNGAVSQPQLALADLIEVLFPTENYTTTYFRNIAKAEVPINIGLEMCDRDTSTAMEPTIVACG, from the exons ATGAAGAAGATGACAAAAATAACCCAAAGATGGGTTCACGGGTCACTTACTGTTTcctcttgttatatatatatatatagcaacaAGAGGTCCCTCTTTCAGCTCATGGATTCAGCTCCTTCTTGTTCTTGGCTACAAGCCTTCTCCTTCTTAGCATTGGTTTGGTTATTTAACTGTGGATGTGTCCATGGAGCCACCCCAGCAGTGAAAGTAGGTAACTTTTCAAAGGTGGAAGATGCTGGAAACTTCCATATTTACTATGGCCAGACCTTCAAAGTCATTAAGAATTCTGCTGATGGCCAGAGCTACCTTCTTCTCCAG AATAATTCAAGGATTGCATCAAGGACTAAATATTGCACATCAAGAATCAAGTCATTTGTCATACCATTGTCAAACTATTCTGTCGATACAACTTATTTTCCGG TCTCCTTCTTAGAG CTTTTAGGTTTAGTGGAGAGCTTGAAAGGCATAACCTCAGACTATGTGGCTTCTCCATGTGTGTTGAAACTGTACGAAGGAGGACAGATAGAATTGTTCAATAATAGTGATTACCAAAAGCTTGCAGAGTTCTCTTCATACTTTCTTAGTGACACTGATCAGCAGCCAGCTTGCAATTTTGCAACTTTTGTTCCATTTATAGAGGATATCCCTTTGCAG AGAGCAGAATGGATCAAATTCATGGGAGCTTTTGCAAATGTTGAAGCTAGAGCCAATCAAGTCTATACAGCA GTTAAGGCAAACTATTTGTGCTTGGCTAAAATTGCTACAAGTAGGACAACATTCAAGCCAACGGTAGCTTGGATGAGGTATAAAAAT GGTCTTTGGTCTTTTACACAGGAAAAGTATCAATTGAAG TACGTGCAAGATGCAGGCGGAGAGATTTTGGGTGCCAACAAGAACACTTACAATGTCTCTGATCCTGATGACTTGGAGGAATTTCATGCCATCCTATGT ACCGTGGAAGTAGTCATTGATGAAACACTAACATCTGATCCAGTCAACTACACCTTTTCAACATTTATCCAAAATCTAAACGTTGAAGATcgttcttgtttttcttttatttcaaacaCAAGTCTATGGAGATATGACAAAAGGGTTTATAATTCTGTAGCTCTTG ACTGGTATAATGGAGCAGTGTCCCAACCTCAATTGGCACTAGCAGATCTTATTGAAGTTTTATTTCCCACTGAAAATTACACAACGACCTATTTTAGGAACATTGCAAAG GCAGAAGTACCTATAAATATTGGTCTTGAAATGTGTGACAGGGACACATCCACAGCAATGGAGCCTACCATAGTAGCATGTGGATGA
- the LOC547724 gene encoding GAD protein yields the protein MVLSKTASESDVSVHSTFASRYVRTSLPRFKMAEESIPKEAAYQIINDELMLDGNPRLNLASFVTTWMEPECDKLIMAAINKNYVDMDEYPVTTELQNRCVNMIAHLFNAPLEETEAAVGVGTVGSSEAIMLAGLAFKRKWQNRRKQEGKPYDKPNIVTGANVQVCWEKFARYFEVELKEVKLRDDYYVMDPEKAVELVDENTICVAAILGSTLNGEFEDVKRLNDLLIEKNKITGWDTPIHVDAASGGFIAPFIYPELEWDFRLQLVKSINVSGHKYGLVYAGIGWVIWRSKQDLPEELIFHINYLGADQPTFTLNFSKGSSQVIAQYYQLIRLGFEGYRNVMENCRDNMLVLKEGLEKTGRFSIVSKDNGVPLVAFTLKDHTHFDEFQISDFLRRFGWIVPAYTMPPDAQHVTVLRVVIREDFSRTLAERLVSDVEKVLHELDSLPARVISSTTVTLSAEENGKVVVAKKNPMETQREITAIWKKFVLERKKNNDKMNGVC from the exons ATGGTTCTCTCCAAAACCGCCTCCGAATCCGACGTCTCTGTCCACTCAACCTTCGCTTCTCGCTATGTCAGAACTTCGCTTCCCAG GTTCAAGATGGCGGAGGAGTCGATACCGAAGGAGGCAGCATACCAGATCATAAACGACGAGTTGATGTTGGATGGGAACCCAAGGTTGAATTTGGCATCATTTGTGACGACTTGGATGGAGCCAGAGTGTGATAAACTCATCATGGCTGCCATTAATAAGAACTATGTTGACATGGACGAGTACCCTGTCACCACTGAGCTACAG AATCGATGTGTTAACATGATAGCTCATCTTTTCAATGCACCACTAGAAGAGACTGAGGCAGCAGTTGGTGTTGGCACGGTTGGCTCATCAGAGGCCATTATGTTGGCTGGATTGGCATTCAAAAGAAAGTGGCAAAACAGAAGGAAACAAGAGGGAAAGCCTTATGACAAACCCAACATTGTCACTGGAGCCAACGTTCAG GTTTGCTGGGAGAAATTTGCAAGGTACTTTGAGGTGGAGTTAAAGGAGGTGAAGCTCCGTGATGATTATTATGTAATGGACCCTGAAAAGGCCGTGGAATTGGTGGATGAGAACACTATTTGTGTTGCTGCTATCCTTGGTTCCACACTAAATGGAGAGTTTGAAGATGTCAAACGCTTAAATGATCTCCTAAttgaaaagaacaaaataaCTGG GTGGGACACTCCTATTCATGTTGATGCAGCCAGCGGTGGGTTCATAGCCCCATTTATTTACCCAGAGCTTGAGTGGGACTTCCGGTTACAACTAGTGAAGAGCATCAATGTTAGTGGGCACAAGTATGGTTTGGTCTATGCTGGAATCGGTTGGGTTATCTGGAGAAGCAAGCAGGACTTGCCTGAGGAACTCATCTTTCACATCAACTATCTTGGGGCTGATCAACCCACCTTCACCCTTAACTTCTCCAAAG GTTCTAGCCAAGTCATTGCTCAATACTACCAACTGATTCGCCTTGGTTTTGAG GGATATAGAAACGTGATGGAAAACTGCAGGGACAACATGCTGGTGCTGAAAGAGGGACTCGAGAAAACAGGGCGATTTTCAATTGTGTCCAAAGACAATGGTGTGCCTTTGGTGGCTTTCACACTGAAAGACCACACCCACTTTGACGAATTCCAAATCTCAGACTTTTTAAGGCGCTTTGGGTGGATAGTGCCAGCATACACCATGCCCCCAGATGCTCAACATGTCACAGTGCTTCGTGTTGTCATCAGGGAGGACTTCTCAAGGACCCTCGCGGAGCGTCTCGTGTCCGATGTGGAGAAGGTGCTGCATGAGCTTGATTCACTTCCTGCAAGGGTCATCAGCAGCACCACTGTGACACTCAGTGCAGAAGAAAATGGCAAGGTAGTGGTTGCTAAGAAGAATCCTATGGAGACTCAGAGGGAAATCACTGCCATTTGGAAGAAGTTTGTgttggagaggaagaagaacaATGACAAGATGAATGGTGTTTGTTAG